The following are from one region of the Salmo trutta chromosome 22, fSalTru1.1, whole genome shotgun sequence genome:
- the LOC115158198 gene encoding transmembrane 6 superfamily member 1, translated as MERLVFLFSLMALAVLHCMNTTPEFQEPVVILQIGIAVLVVVWFFYFLITRRNPPKDTLFYVFAEFSFTCVIDLVSAMEHDGFISGFMEFYQKTGEPYLGTAYAIMMCYWDGIVHFIMYLMMIQRLWNSKSYRTLGLFWAGSLFANMSVFVTGIVVGKFGSDIRPAFWLNMPFLMLPIWGAIKLFNQPKNGPTLGGYRAHYDQSFSLIWRPTDLLLVLLLLGAMTFTLFRGLVALDSPLEACTIYLRQYEPYLKDPVGYPKVMMLHFLFYMLPMLGAFIYGLVVPGCTWMPDWTVFVAGGVAQCQWAHIGASLHPRTVTPFRIPDEAFLAVLAANLLYAVIPSLIAMRCTSNTNFFLTVTKLPGMEGMPWVPDADTLVEKKHN; from the exons ATGGAGAGATTAGTTTTCTTGTTTTCTCTGATGGCCCTTGCAGTCCTTCACTGCATGAACACCACTCCAGAGTTCCAAGA GCCTGTTGTGATACTGCAGATTGGTATTgcagtgttggtggtggtgtggttcttctacttccttatcacccgacgcAACCCGCCCAAAGACACCCTTTTCTATG TGTTTGCTGAGTTTTCCTTCACTTGTGTCATTGACCTTGTGAGTGCTATGGAACATGATGGTTTTATTTCCGGGTTTATGGAATTCTACCAGAAAACG GGAGAGCCCTATCTGGGTACAGCCTATGCCATCATGATGTGCTACTGGGATGGAATAGTGCATTTCATCATGTACCTCATGATGATACAGCGCTTATGGAACAG CAAGTCTTACCGCACCCTGGGTCTCTTCTGGGCTGGATCGTTGTTTGCCAACATGAGTGTCTTTGTGACAGGAATTGTTGTAG GTAAATTTGGATCAGATATCCGTCCCGCCTTCTGGCTCAACATGCCCTTCCTAATGCTTCCAATATGGGGTGCGATCAAGCTGTTCAACCAGCCCAAGAATGGGCCAACCCTCGGTGGATACAGG GCCCACTATGATCAGAGTTTTAGTCTCATCTGGCGCCCAACAGACCTTCTCCTGGTGCTGCTGCTACTGGGGGCCATGACCTTCACTCTCTTCAGGGGCTTG GTAGCTCTTGACTCCCCTCTAGAGGCCTGTACCATCTACCTCCGCCAGTACGAGCCCTATCTGAAGGACCCAGTGGGCTACCCCAAGGTTATG atGTTGCACTTCCTGTTCTACATGCTGCCTATGCTGGGTGCCTTCATCTATGGACTCGTAGTGCCTGGCTGCACCTGGATGCCTGACTGGACTGTATTTGTTGCTGGAGGCGTCGCCCAG tgTCAGTGGGCCCACATTGGGGCATCCCTCCACCCACGTACAGTGACCCCATTCCGGATCCCAGACGAGGCTTTCCTGGCTGTCCTGGCAGCCAACCTGCTGTACGCTGTGATCCCCTCACTCATCGCCATGCGCTGCACCAGTAACACCAACTTCTTCTTGACCGTCACTAAACTTCCTGGGATGGAGGGGATGCCCTGGGTTCCTGATGCTGACACCCTAGTCGAGAAGAAACACAATTAA